From the genome of Phlebotomus papatasi isolate M1 chromosome 2, Ppap_2.1, whole genome shotgun sequence:
tatcatattttctaCTAAAAtctactaaaaattttctactaACCAACCCTACcaacataaataaatttaacccattccgtcaatgtactagaaatacttgagatagaatgttcatattttgaaattagtttcttacagattatataatagatgatttttttgaaaagaaaattttttatctaTTGTGGGGCGCGGGGTgccgctgtcaaacacacgtcttaacagtcactgaatttaaattctgtacaataattcattacaaactctattgatttagatagatatagagtaactatccaagaaaacaaattggaaaccagaattcaaatcagaaaagaggatgtaggccaattttaacaaattcgatggCATGTCAAATTttctatccgccattttgagcaaaatttttacatgacTTCAAGCGAAGCGAaagaagaacaacaaaatgtattcccatctctgtcgggctattttttccaagtaaccGAAGAAATAAAGtgactaaaaatccattcccggcagaaattcgaatatcaattgcccaggaataaattatctaaattcactcaattgacgtatgatgtataataccatggtaaggaatgggttaaggctTCATGCTTTATTTGTCCAAACGATCAATAATTGACTTATGGACTCTTCACAATGGGaacaaattttcgtcaaaaattgcatttttgacagaattttgacgtttccaacAGTGTCGAtattttcattcaaaagaaccatttttgacgaaaattgcttccaaggTGTAAGGGcctttatggtgtctacacactagaagcaattttcgtcaaaaattgccttttttttaaaaaaaaaatctgacgtttctgcctacaaggataggggaaattttctttaaaaaagcattttttaaagaaatttctcttagtgtgtagaggccattagatttGTTTGAAGCACGAGCTTTACGGTAATTCTGCTTAATCGTAAATTACACTTTAGCGATGCTGATGAATATCCAATGATTCTCCGTAACAATGCAAGCGAATTCAAAACTGccataattttttcaataattcaaataattgtgagaattttcgtcaaaattttcGCCAAGTGTAATAAATATCCTGTTATACTACTGGATTTTTAAAGCGTTTTCACaaccattttgtttttttttagtgcgaacaattttttctttggtTGAAAAGTTAATAAAAGACCATAACGCTGAGCATAcccttcaataaaatatttagcttCGAatattatcttttattttcacaaatatatctacaaatggaaaataaatatcatgattttgtaatataattgaggttataaTAAGGCCTGCAcaaattgggagcaattttcgtcaaaaaaattcGTTTTGACGAAtcattttttgttgaaaattgctCTCCATGTGTAAAATCCAGTTTTTTATTTCAAGGAACATCAGATTCTAACCTTACTTTTTTAGTCTATTTCCGGAAATAGAAAATTAGGctctatataatatttttagatCGTTGAGATAGCCCATACAATGTCAAGTTatgtaagaaattttttttgacttgtCTTGTTTGTCAATAATGAtcactacaaaaaaaatatacaaataaaaaaatcaactaaaacaAACTAACGATTATGTTTTCGTTAATCAAATTGTAAAAAACGCACATTGTTGAATAGAACAAAAAAGTAATTGGTCATTATAAAAGGACAAGATAGACATCTGCTAATTAATATGAACCCAGAGCAACGTAAAAACATTCACTTTGCATTTTGTTAGATAAGATGTTAAATTTTATCTCCATgtcataattcataatttctaAAAGTCACCACTTAGGATTGCATTTAAAATCTCATGCTAGATCTTATTTGGAACCTCAACAGAATTTTCAGTAGAGATTGTTAgatggatttttaaaattgaaaaggaaACTTAGATTAAACAGAAGGGATAAGCAATTACCcttttccttttagttttttttaagcttttatctTCCATTTGTTGCTTTATTAGTAGAGGAAAATCGTGTCAGAATCAGAAGTCAGAACTTTTTCACTTgtcccagattttttttttttttaatttatgatacAGTTCATGCCCCTGTCGGAGTACAACAATTTGGGACTATATAAAGAAtgtattgtttttgtttttttttttaacatgcaTAGGATAAGTGCATAAGATACAATCAGATGTTACAAACAAAGGAGAAACAGGTGGTGCAACAGAGTCgtagataaaaaaattatcaaattagcGACTGGTTTGCTTATTAATCAAGCATCGCGCTAAGTTCTCTTTTTTGCCTTAGAGGTCTCTACTGGGAATAATTTTCGTcgagaattatttttttgacggaattttgacatttccccGTACAATACTGGcagtttctttcaaaaaaggcatttttgacaaaaatagtGACAAAAGTAGTGTAGGCCCAAGAAAcagttttttctcaatatagtcttatagaattcccgAATCACGGCTTATAAGACAGTCTCAAAGAACGATTTGCTTAAATAACGCTTATAGACTACCTAAAATAGTCGTTGAGACCTTTATATAGAAAAGTGGCGCACCATTAAGAGGCTTAACTGACTCTATAAGCATTGCTGTGAAAGGAAACTGAAGAGTTCTTTGAGACAATCTTACAAAACACCTATATATCTTCTGAGAGAATGCTTATACAATactctaaatttaatattataaacgAAAATGAACCAGTTATAAGACCAtaatcagaataattaaaagaatcacaacatttttttcgcttttatacatattttatgTAATGTCATCCATTTTAtgtaattatattattttttaatgtaatttgtcAGGTTTAgcaatttattatttcatcATTATTGCCACTGCAGAGACATGAAAATCCATATTGTCCTTGTGTAAATAATCTGCTGAACGTGTCTGCTTTTCCTATATTAATATCCAATCGGTATGAAGAAATGCATGCAAACTTCGTCTCGACTGAATTTTACGCTTATTTGTAAATTCTTAAGAATGTTATGAGCATGCTATAAGTCGTCAATAGATCCAAGTCGAAATTAAGGGGAAATGATGGGAAATCAGGGGAAGTTGTTGACATTTTGCGTGCAACACATTTGGATTGCAAAgcatttttcacacaaattcaTTTAATAAGAGTAGATTTGCTGTATTGTGCTAATATTTTAAGGTAAAATTGTGCTGTGATATAGTGATTAGGAGTGCAGAATCAAGAAAAATAGGAATTGTTTTACAGCATCTTCTCAAAGAATGCCTCACATTCTTtgtattcttctttttttataaattaaaaaggtTCAAGTGCCACTGAAGGACAAAAAATTCTTCTATTTGCAGAGCAAATAGAGAAGAATCTTATAGCAGTTTTTAGTATTCTCTCATATTGTACTTATTGCGTTCTTCTATCATAATAGAAAACTCAGTGTAGGATAAatgaagctaattcaaaacctgctccaaatggaaatttttcgctaccccaaatggaaacgttattgttttcacaataaatagagtactaaattattatattcgtatattttctataccacagtttcattatttagttaatttttctccaaataaagcgaaaatcctttcatattcacaaattttaatttgttaatttctcagaaaaaatttaaagtgtaccttttcaccatcgaatttttcatcgatcgaccatgctttccaatgagaaacacaatgaggtaactgttgtttattcgttttgtttaacatttatgtcatatttcaggctaattttagttaaattaagtgctaatctttgtTGCTAACGTTtacgtaaagttttcaaatgaaataattacgaatttcgtgaacaaaaagggtttttctgaagtgtctgcaaatgcttcaataggaaatccttgaaatatgattttttttggagagattttgttattgttttagatggaaaagagaaaagaccaggaataagaacaaattctacactcaaaagcaactcaacaagattttggaagcctttcgtcgcggtttcatttacactgtgtctccaattagaaatttttccttgtctccatttggattaatttgtttccaatagaagcattttacgctcgcgtatttttcttgtatttaagaagttttaaaattatatctaaagaattttcactaaacagtaacattctagaagagtcaaggagcaaatttatgtaatactcttcagaaaaatatgaacttaatgtgttgaattttctgtcaaagttaaagcgtctggaaatggttttgaattagaatatTTACCCTAATTAATCTATTTTCCGGTGTATTTCATAAATTAAGAAGTAATAATTGCAAACTCTAGAAAATATAGActcgtcaaaattctgtcaaaattgcattttttgacgaaaatcacTCCTAACCTAAATGTGCAGAagcctttaactctttcgcgtctttagggtcatatatgacccggggaaaaaagtttctttttggctatttacattaattgaaatctaactggagtcttgagaaaatgagccaagaatcttacatccttctattatgatgtcgtgcacgaacagatagatttcaattaatgtaaatacccaaaaaaacttttttccccgagtcatgacattaccctaaagacgcgaaagagttaagcttcaaattttgaaaaaatgcttGAAATATGAAACACATGTTTCATGATTTCCCTAGAAACATGTTTCAATGTAAAGTTCTTTGTTTCTGAAATTGAATACCCCctcatgcataattattttcattAGGCTCTCAAAGCAAAATCCAGTAGCACCAGAGTATCAAGAGGTATCGGCTGAGATTGAGAAGGGGATGATGAAGAGAAAGGCTCAATTGCATGAAATTGAACAGACTCTACCGAAGGAAAATGGGTTGTATTTGAAAGTGAGTTAAAATCAAATATGCCTTCTTCCAAAAACACTTtccctcatttttttctttcttccccGTTCCAGATCATTTTGGGTAATGTGAATGTGTCGATTCTCAATAGAAACGACAAAGTACGATATAAGGATgactatgaaaaatttaaattgattctcAATGTAATTGGACTGTCTATGGCTCTTCTCAATCTTGTTGTGAACTACAGAGCCCTAGAATTGGCCTTTATGTTTCTTTTGGTTTGGTATTATTGCACTCTGACGATCCGGGAGTCTATTCTTAAGGTCAATGGCTCAAGGATTAAAGGATGGTGGAGGACACATCATTTTATATCAACTGTTTCTGCGGGTGTTTTGCTGGTATGGCCACAAGGAGAACCCTGGCAACTTTTCCGTAGTCAATTCATGTACTTCAACGCCTACATAAGTAAGTGTTTGACCTTTTTGACCTTTACGCAGAATTTTCATTTCTCCAAAatccttttacaattttttttttcaggtatGGTTCAATACTTACAATTTCGATATCAAAAGGGTGTTCTCTATAGGCTCAAAGCCCTCGGAGAAAGGCACAATATGGACATTACAATTGAGGTAATAAATTCTTTTAGAAACTTTTTGTTCTGTCTTCTGAAACGAGAGATTGTTTTTTCAGGGTTTCCACACGTGGATGTGGAAGGGAATTGGTTTTCTCTTACCTTTCCTCTTCATCGGCTACATTTTCCAAGCTTACAATGCTTGGGTCCTCTACAAACTCTCCCTCCATCCCGACGCCACATGGCAGATTCCCATGATGAGTTTCTTGTTTTTGATTCTCTTCATTGGCAACACTACAACTACGATGCTCGTGGTGCCGCAGAAGATGAGGGAACGTGCCAAGGAACGATACAGGCTCAAGAGCTTATCCTGGGCACTCAAGATTAGAGATCAAATAAAGGTTAGTAAATTCTTAATgattatactaaattttcagggGATTTCTTTTCAAATGCTACAAAAGTCTCATTAATGTGATATTTCTGATTTTCGCACATGCCATTCAATAGTGGTCCAAGAATAATATCTTGGCTAaacaattcttttttcttttacgaTTAATTATTTCAAGAGGatcattttaaacaaattttctacagcatttacaataaaaaatcttccAGAATCGCGCAAAAGATAACCCAAAATAGGTAAGAAATAATTTGTGtttagataaaaattacttatcggtttattaATCGTTGCATTATCGGTACAGAACTGGTTTAAAATCGTAACAAATTTCGAGACCTTTTCAAAGACCACGAGCATGATACCACTCGGTTAGAAAATATGctctctacactgagagaaatccgaaaaagtcacaataacattccggaaatgtttattttaccctgcagtattgatccgaaatcggtgtaaatattaccctttttaggtgtattgggggttaaatttaccctttttcatgttaattttactcttaaaaatgtgtaaaattaacattaaaaaacgttgatatatttttacacctaaaaagtgttaaagttatgaggaaaaaaagttaatcgcaccccagttttttctcagtgttataaaACGTTACATTGCCGATTTATAATCGATTGGAATCTGTTtagaattgtgaaaaatttcaagaccttgcTAAGGACCACAAGCATGATACCAATTGCTTGAGAACTACGCTCTTTACAGCCTTTTTAActattgaccttgaaaaatcgataATAGAAATGATTCAGCGGCCAAGCGGTGAATCAGCGTCTAATAAAGTCAcatccaggggcatgacgtttcctatgtttcccatatgtttctagcgtgccgaacatttttttgagtttattggctgttttctgtcattgtagaatgaattagcaaataatactaatacaaaataaaagccaatttaataatgaaaaggcaaccgaaaaccccaaattagcaacctacgtagttttggagatatttcgtaaaatgtgtacgaaaacaggaaaaaaattacactaatactggtcgcatttttcagagctaatgtcacccccctggtcaCATCAGAGTTCAGTTGTACAAAACAAATTGACAAAAGTATAGAGAAAAGTTAAAACTTTTCCAACTGATTATTactaatcgtatcgagatattttgTATTACAAGGTATTTTACACtgtcatatcccgtgttggaagaatctgcgaaaTTCATTGTAGactgcccaggagcgccttctgGTGATGTGAATACTTTTTCCATGCTCCCGTATTTGTTGGGCgcaggcggtgcattatattatattattattatacttgaaaattgtctaaatcagacattcagatctttgcaccgggcaggactcgaactcacaactgtgagtcaagccggggaATTTATCCGTCTAAGAGCCGAcgctcttgcctattgcgccactgattccccattGCTAGTGATGATTTTCCAATGCCAAAAAATAACGAACGTTAAGAAACCAAAAACACATATTCTAatcaaccactgaagaagatccacatAGAGACCGAAAGTCCTGGAtaatacagaaaatttgtttttcatttttggtaACAAAAGCCTCGGTTATGGGGTTTCCGCGATTTTTTCGCGAATACTGAAATAATTCGAGcagcaaaaaacaaaattttgacagtaaaaagtcaaatcgcaccattaaaaagtaaaaatcaaTAAAGATCAATGAAAACTCTTCTCTTATACACTTCTCTTATTCACAAAGTGTTTGCGtatgtctattctactctttATCAATCAATGTAAATTGAAACATTGTTATGTTCATAAGAAGAGTGcataattttcctgatctgaaaaGTATACCAAAGCCATAAAAATTTCCAAagtaatcaataaaaattaaaattcgtttcaattaaaattgacatgtctgtatttaaaaattactaaaaaaaaataagattcgGTCagtaacaaaaattaaattagggtTTTGTTTAGTAACAAAAAGTTTTTCTGgtccttttttttgtaaattctactggtattttttttaatgaccaGTGAacttaatatgaaaatttactgcacattttttactgatttgtttaacaatttGCTAATGTGTAAAACTCGAGAATTCATCACGATATTTTGAAAGTATTCTTaaccattttttaatgtttaagtCTTTCGGAACCGTAACATATACAGCGAgccaattttactaaaattcacttttttgtaACTCTAGTGGGCAAATATGATGCTTTtgcagagaaagaattttctccgtcTCTGGAAAAGGGAAAACtcttgggtactctcgtccccaaaagaacgaaaaggagacaaatgccaatacagtagagttcctcaaatttgaacatttggagggtatagatgacatttcccactcctcaaatttgaacaatattttcaaaaacataacggaattTATGTGAAATGCGCTTtctctaaattaagaaaaataactttagagaaaatataaatgtaatttattgtgatacaaatggaatttgttgcggaagttaatataatacgacagtattgaggaaacacaagagaaaaatggttctaattctgACTCttcgcaaaactttcttcgcataacctcaaattttacatttcgaattcaaccgtcgttcaaatttgaggaactctactgtatgccCAAAGTCAAGATTAtcgaatttgtaaaatatttttccgtCTAAAAGCTCTCCTTTATGATATTAATATGATAtatgatatatatatatttcctcAAGATAAAGTTTGTAGTTGATTTGATTTCATCGATTTTAacaacttttgtcaaaataaattaataaactcTTATAAAAATCTAAAGTAGTCATCACTTACAGTTttgtctctaaaaaaaaatagctctaCCACTACCGCGTAGAGCCTCTACAAAAAGCATGAATAATCgtagttttattttattcttctgCTTCGCTCTAGTTATAAATTTCTGATGATTTCTTtggttttagctgagatttttactgctcgaactctacggagagagcagtatatataatccctcgattcccctccccccccccccaaaatttccatcttccaccccccggagaccacttttgtcaacaaatcttcacgtttcagacgatttctgagaaatgtcatcactctgtttgtccgtctgtccgtctgtccatccggCTTTCATCagctctagaagccaaacggttagagatagagacttgagaccttcgggggaccccccataagtcgacccaaggatcgttaacatgcccctcattttcccccacccctccccttcccctccaaaaccatgttttcttgggattgctcgaaaacgcgtcgtgtgatttttttcattttttggatatgttttagagattatccagccgaatatttcgtccttagacgaaaataccgttgaattattcctaataacgatttttcaaggtcaaaggttaaaaagacaataGAGTGCGCATATATCAAGCAAATGggatcatgtttggggtcgt
Proteins encoded in this window:
- the LOC129803955 gene encoding transmembrane protein 120 homolog, which codes for MSIPVSENSNKHEACESSKMDSIRKEWEELATEYKDLETVNQNYLELLEGLEGLQQKCQKDIKHQRYRMNQITINMKKLSKQNPVAPEYQEVSAEIEKGMMKRKAQLHEIEQTLPKENGLYLKIILGNVNVSILNRNDKVRYKDDYEKFKLILNVIGLSMALLNLVVNYRALELAFMFLLVWYYCTLTIRESILKVNGSRIKGWWRTHHFISTVSAGVLLVWPQGEPWQLFRSQFMYFNAYISMVQYLQFRYQKGVLYRLKALGERHNMDITIEGFHTWMWKGIGFLLPFLFIGYIFQAYNAWVLYKLSLHPDATWQIPMMSFLFLILFIGNTTTTMLVVPQKMRERAKERYRLKSLSWALKIRDQIKGDKRKASQKSSPGDSSEKKSD